One stretch of Xanthomonas sp. DAR 35659 DNA includes these proteins:
- a CDS encoding RNA 2'-phosphotransferase encodes MECSDEEASRFLSWVLRHQPQAIGLHLDAQGWAAIDTLLELARPVRPLSRAQLQRVVARSDKQRFALSADGLRIRANQGHSLPVDLGLAPAVPPPQLYHGTATRFLDAIRRDGLLPGQRQHVHLSASPDTALQVGQRYGQAVVLTVRAQALAEVGHLFYRADNGVWLTARVPVAFIAFPDGA; translated from the coding sequence ATGGAGTGTTCCGACGAGGAGGCGAGCAGGTTCCTCAGTTGGGTGCTGCGGCACCAGCCGCAGGCGATCGGGCTGCACCTCGACGCACAGGGCTGGGCGGCGATCGACACGCTGCTGGAACTGGCGCGGCCCGTCCGGCCGTTGAGCCGCGCGCAACTGCAGCGCGTGGTGGCGCGGAGCGACAAGCAGCGCTTCGCGCTCAGTGCCGATGGCCTGCGCATCCGCGCCAATCAGGGACATTCGTTGCCCGTGGATCTGGGCCTGGCACCGGCCGTGCCGCCGCCGCAGCTGTACCACGGCACGGCGACTCGCTTCCTGGACGCGATCCGTCGCGATGGACTGTTGCCGGGTCAGCGCCAGCACGTGCACCTGAGCGCGTCGCCCGACACGGCGTTGCAGGTCGGCCAGCGCTACGGGCAGGCGGTCGTGCTGACGGTGCGCGCGCAGGCCCTGGCCGAGGTCGGGCATCTGTTCTATCGCGCCGACAACGGCGTCTGGCTGACGGCGCGGGTGCCGGTGGCGTTCATCGCGTTTCCGGACGGCGCGTAG
- the cycA gene encoding D-serine/D-alanine/glycine transporter, with product MSDPSVPPDHLQRSLSNRHLQLIAIGGAIGTGLFMGSGKTISLAGPSILFVYLIIGVMLFFVMRAMGELLLSNLEYKSFIDFSTDLLGPWAGFFCGWTYWFCWIITAIADVIAIAAYAQFWFPTLAPWIPAMLCVLVLLGLNLVTVKLFGEMEFWFALIKIVAICALILTGAGLVAWGFRSPSGHVASLANLWNDGGMFPMGLGGFFAGFQIAVFAFVGIELVGTTAAETADPRRNLPKAINSIPVRILVFYVLALVAIMAVTPWREVVPGKSPFVELFVLAGVPAAASLINFVVLTSATSSANSGIFSTSRMLYGLAEERHAPRGFARLSRAAVPARGLLFSCACLLGGTVLMYLIPNLVTAFTLVTTLAAVLFMFVWSLILCAYIAYRRKRPQLHADSAFKMPGGVVMCYVCLAFFVFVLALLTLQDDTRQALLASPVWFLILGVGYALKRRGGAHV from the coding sequence ATGTCCGATCCGTCCGTTCCGCCCGATCACCTGCAGCGCAGCCTGTCCAACCGCCACCTGCAACTGATCGCGATCGGCGGGGCGATCGGCACCGGCCTGTTCATGGGTTCGGGCAAGACCATCAGCCTGGCCGGGCCGTCGATCCTGTTCGTGTACCTGATCATCGGCGTGATGCTGTTCTTCGTGATGCGCGCGATGGGCGAACTGCTGCTGTCGAACCTGGAGTACAAGTCGTTCATCGACTTCTCCACCGACCTGCTGGGACCGTGGGCCGGATTCTTCTGCGGCTGGACCTACTGGTTCTGCTGGATCATCACCGCCATCGCCGACGTGATCGCCATCGCCGCGTATGCGCAGTTCTGGTTCCCCACGCTGGCGCCGTGGATCCCGGCGATGCTGTGCGTGCTGGTGCTGCTGGGGCTGAACCTGGTGACGGTGAAGCTGTTCGGCGAGATGGAATTCTGGTTCGCGCTGATCAAGATCGTGGCGATCTGCGCGCTGATCCTCACCGGCGCCGGCCTGGTCGCCTGGGGCTTCCGGTCGCCGTCCGGGCACGTGGCCTCGCTGGCCAACCTGTGGAACGACGGCGGCATGTTCCCGATGGGGCTGGGCGGCTTCTTCGCCGGCTTCCAGATCGCGGTGTTCGCCTTCGTCGGCATCGAACTGGTCGGCACCACCGCCGCCGAGACCGCCGACCCGCGCCGCAACCTGCCCAAGGCGATCAACTCGATCCCGGTGCGCATCCTGGTGTTCTACGTGCTGGCGCTGGTCGCGATCATGGCGGTGACGCCGTGGCGCGAGGTGGTGCCGGGCAAGAGCCCGTTCGTGGAGCTGTTCGTGCTGGCCGGCGTGCCGGCCGCGGCCAGCCTGATCAATTTCGTGGTGCTGACCTCGGCCACGTCCTCGGCCAACAGCGGCATCTTCTCCACCAGCCGCATGCTCTACGGCCTGGCCGAGGAGCGGCACGCGCCGCGCGGCTTCGCCCGGCTCTCGCGCGCGGCGGTGCCGGCGCGCGGGCTGCTGTTCTCCTGCGCCTGCCTGCTCGGCGGCACCGTGCTGATGTACCTGATCCCGAACCTGGTCACCGCCTTCACCCTGGTCACCACGCTGGCCGCGGTGCTGTTCATGTTCGTCTGGTCGCTGATCCTGTGCGCCTACATCGCCTACCGGCGAAAGCGCCCGCAACTGCATGCGGATTCGGCGTTCAAGATGCCCGGCGGCGTGGTCATGTGCTACGTGTGTCTGGCGTTCTTCGTCTTCGTGCTGGCCCTGCTGACGCTGCAGGACGACACCCGCCAGGCCTTGCTGGCCAGCCCGGTATGGTTCCTGATCCTGGGCGTGGGCTATGCGCTCAAGCGCCGCGGCGGCGCGCACGTCTGA
- a CDS encoding AraC family transcriptional regulator gives MTALADRYHEMATLIARSTVPDGDGDTAIEGLHCSHRTAPSPKNHTAQWPCFALVVQGEKCLSLGAEEYRYGVGNYLLVALDLPVVSRITQASPERPLLGLGMAIRPDRLRDLLERIPLPAQASADCVRSVSVNTAGPELLDATLRLLRLLERPDEIPAMAPLIEQEILYRLLTGPCGPNLLRIAQEDSPSNRIAKAIAWLRQHYAEPLRIEDLARRVNMSASSLHHHFNAVTAMTPLQYQKQLRLREARRLMVVERMDVGSAGYRVGYQSPSQFSREYSRLYGRSPRNDLAEQLGLAG, from the coding sequence ATGACCGCGCTTGCCGACCGCTATCACGAAATGGCCACCCTGATTGCCCGATCGACCGTTCCCGACGGCGACGGCGACACCGCCATCGAGGGGCTGCACTGCTCGCACCGCACCGCGCCGTCGCCCAAGAACCACACCGCGCAATGGCCGTGCTTCGCGCTGGTGGTGCAGGGCGAGAAGTGCCTGAGCCTGGGCGCGGAGGAGTACCGCTACGGCGTCGGCAACTATCTGCTGGTGGCGCTGGACCTGCCGGTGGTGTCGCGGATCACCCAGGCCAGTCCGGAGCGGCCGCTGCTCGGCCTGGGCATGGCGATCCGGCCGGACCGGCTGCGCGACCTGCTCGAACGCATTCCGCTGCCGGCGCAGGCCAGTGCCGATTGCGTGCGCAGCGTCTCGGTCAACACCGCCGGCCCGGAGCTGCTGGACGCCACGCTGCGCCTGCTGCGGCTGCTGGAGCGCCCCGACGAGATCCCGGCGATGGCGCCGCTGATCGAGCAGGAGATTCTGTACCGCCTGCTCACCGGTCCGTGCGGGCCCAACCTGCTGCGCATCGCCCAGGAGGACAGCCCCAGCAACCGCATCGCCAAGGCGATCGCCTGGCTGCGCCAGCACTACGCCGAACCCCTGCGCATCGAGGACCTGGCGCGGCGGGTCAACATGAGCGCCTCGTCGCTGCACCACCACTTCAACGCGGTGACCGCGATGACCCCGCTGCAGTACCAGAAGCAGCTGCGCCTGCGCGAAGCGCGCCGGCTGATGGTGGTGGAGCGCATGGACGTGGGCTCGGCGGGCTACCGCGTCGGCTACCAGAGTCCCTCGCAGTTCAGCCGGGAATACAGCCGCCTGTACGGCCGTTCGCCGCGCAACGACCTGGCCGAGCAGCTCGGCCTGGCTGGCTGA
- a CDS encoding CorA family divalent cation transporter, with amino-acid sequence MITVHRLAATSATPFCWVDLCQPTREDLAEADRSVGFALPTRAAIGEIEFSSRVRVEGDVLFLNVPRFQDDDGPTAPLGFALSPRVLVTQREQRMGSLDAVAAQLDKTPCRSSDDLLLRLLDQLVGRLADRLEALEAQITETTRVAFDEPHRARDLERMLHAVGGMGRRLGGLHNAGQGLLRLATYLDGAAPDWFGADAAKRIALLHKDLVTLSEFEQHLDDRVEFLLDSVLGMINMDQNNVMKVMAVASVVGIPPTVLVGIWGMNFAYMPELKWHDAYFWALGVIALSVVLPLAWFRRRGWV; translated from the coding sequence ATGATCACCGTCCACCGACTCGCCGCGACATCGGCCACGCCGTTCTGTTGGGTGGACCTGTGCCAACCCACCCGCGAGGACTTGGCCGAGGCCGACCGCAGCGTGGGGTTCGCCCTGCCGACGCGGGCGGCGATCGGCGAGATCGAGTTCAGCAGCCGGGTGCGGGTCGAAGGCGACGTGCTGTTCCTCAACGTGCCGCGCTTCCAGGACGACGACGGCCCGACCGCGCCACTGGGCTTCGCGCTGTCGCCGCGGGTGCTGGTGACCCAGCGCGAGCAGCGCATGGGCTCGCTGGACGCGGTGGCCGCGCAACTGGACAAGACGCCGTGCCGCAGCAGCGACGACTTGCTGCTGCGCCTGCTCGACCAACTGGTCGGGCGCCTGGCGGACCGGCTGGAGGCGCTGGAGGCGCAGATTACCGAGACCACCCGCGTGGCCTTCGACGAACCGCATCGCGCGCGCGACCTGGAGCGCATGCTGCACGCGGTCGGCGGCATGGGCCGGCGGCTGGGCGGCCTGCACAACGCTGGCCAGGGCCTGCTGCGCCTGGCCACGTATCTGGACGGCGCGGCCCCGGACTGGTTCGGCGCCGATGCGGCCAAGCGCATCGCGCTGCTGCACAAGGACCTGGTCACCTTGAGCGAGTTCGAGCAGCACCTGGACGACCGCGTCGAGTTCCTGCTCGACAGCGTGCTGGGCATGATCAACATGGACCAGAACAACGTGATGAAGGTGATGGCGGTGGCGTCGGTGGTGGGCATCCCGCCGACGGTGCTGGTCGGCATCTGGGGCATGAACTTCGCCTACATGCCCGAACTCAAGTGGCACGACGCGTACTTCTGGGCGCTGGGGGTGATCGCGCTGAGCGTGGTGCTGCCGCTGGCGTGGTTCCGGCGCCGCGGCTGGGTGTGA
- a CDS encoding gluconolaconase: protein MRRTGVWLLLLLLALAVLAGLLLWRSERAALAPASDARAATPLGWLAQLQWVAGDGVRGLADGAAPRARFADPYGLAVDAHGVLYVADAGDNNRIRRIGRDGTVSTLAGGAEGFADGVAGAARFATPSGIAVDAAGTLYIADTGNHAIRMLTAQGVVTTLAGDGVAGFRDGPAALARFNGPMGVAVDAQGRVYVADTYNDRIRVIDRDGQVRTLAGGERPGYADGAGADARFDTPTDLKVDRAGVLWIADLRNDAIRQLLPDGRVVTLAGGSDASPLARPLSLALTFDGHGYVGSDDGRVLQVTATGHVLVLSGERSDTRLARAAGVAVAADGAVYLTDAGSARIHRLVPTTPQAAAATAPPVIGPAAAQPLPATGGRWPLRPQDGWHEVVGTLGEVRGNYQGESRDHLHAGLDIRGDVGQTVYAIADAKVASANATWALGKLGEGLALDQLGYIHMRVGRTAQGAPLDPQRFHLLADASGAPERVRVLRGTRFAAGDALGTINAMAHVHLSVGARGFERNAVALGFRDYADHYPPQIQRIEVRDAGGAPLPAKNGHVRLARGSGGVQIVVEAWDQVDRNLPRRRLGLYALGYEVLDAQGRPLPGAAPARPSIVFDRMPADPDAVKVAYAADSGITVHGSASTRFRYVVTNTVRDGRIAEGLWQPDALPAGDYLIRITARDYSGNQAMANRDLRVTLE, encoded by the coding sequence ATGAGACGGACCGGAGTGTGGCTGCTTTTGTTGCTGCTGGCGCTTGCCGTGCTGGCGGGCCTGCTCCTGTGGCGAAGCGAACGCGCCGCACTGGCGCCGGCCTCCGATGCGCGCGCGGCGACACCGCTGGGCTGGTTGGCGCAGTTGCAATGGGTGGCCGGCGACGGCGTGCGCGGCTTGGCCGATGGCGCCGCGCCACGCGCGCGCTTCGCCGACCCCTATGGCCTGGCCGTGGATGCGCATGGCGTGCTGTACGTCGCCGACGCCGGCGACAACAACCGCATCCGCCGTATCGGTCGCGACGGCACGGTCTCCACGCTCGCAGGCGGTGCCGAAGGCTTCGCCGATGGCGTCGCCGGCGCCGCGCGGTTCGCCACGCCGTCGGGCATCGCCGTCGACGCGGCGGGCACGCTGTACATCGCCGATACCGGCAATCACGCGATCCGCATGCTCACCGCGCAGGGCGTGGTGACGACGCTGGCCGGCGACGGCGTCGCCGGTTTCCGCGACGGTCCGGCCGCGCTGGCGCGCTTCAACGGCCCGATGGGCGTGGCGGTGGATGCGCAGGGGCGGGTGTACGTCGCCGACACCTACAACGATCGCATCCGCGTGATCGACCGCGACGGCCAGGTTCGCACGCTCGCCGGCGGCGAGCGACCGGGTTACGCCGACGGCGCGGGCGCGGACGCGCGCTTCGACACGCCGACCGATCTGAAGGTCGATCGCGCCGGCGTGCTGTGGATCGCCGACCTGCGCAACGATGCGATCCGCCAATTGCTGCCGGATGGACGCGTCGTCACCCTGGCCGGCGGCAGCGATGCGTCGCCGCTGGCGCGACCGCTGAGCCTGGCGCTCACCTTCGACGGGCATGGCTATGTCGGCAGCGACGATGGCCGCGTGCTGCAGGTCACCGCGACCGGGCACGTGCTGGTACTGTCCGGCGAGCGCAGCGATACCCGCCTGGCACGCGCGGCCGGCGTCGCCGTCGCCGCCGATGGAGCGGTCTACCTCACCGATGCCGGCAGCGCCCGCATCCACCGGCTGGTGCCGACCACGCCGCAGGCCGCTGCCGCCACCGCGCCGCCGGTGATCGGGCCCGCTGCCGCGCAACCGCTGCCGGCCACCGGCGGCCGCTGGCCGTTGCGCCCGCAGGACGGCTGGCACGAGGTGGTCGGCACGCTCGGCGAGGTGCGCGGCAACTACCAGGGCGAGAGCCGCGACCACCTGCATGCCGGCCTGGACATTCGCGGCGACGTCGGCCAGACGGTCTACGCCATCGCCGACGCCAAGGTCGCCAGCGCCAATGCGACCTGGGCGCTGGGCAAACTCGGCGAGGGGCTGGCGCTGGACCAGCTCGGCTACATCCACATGCGCGTCGGCCGCACCGCGCAGGGCGCGCCGCTGGATCCGCAGCGCTTCCACCTGCTTGCCGATGCCAGCGGCGCGCCGGAGCGGGTGCGTGTGCTGCGCGGCACCCGCTTCGCCGCCGGCGACGCGCTGGGCACGATCAACGCGATGGCGCACGTGCATCTGAGCGTCGGCGCCCGCGGCTTCGAGCGCAACGCGGTGGCGCTGGGCTTTCGCGATTACGCCGATCATTACCCGCCGCAGATCCAGCGCATCGAGGTACGCGATGCCGGCGGCGCGCCGTTGCCGGCCAAGAACGGACACGTGCGGCTGGCGCGCGGCAGCGGTGGCGTGCAGATCGTGGTCGAGGCCTGGGACCAGGTGGACCGCAACCTGCCGCGGCGGCGCCTTGGGCTGTATGCGCTGGGCTACGAGGTCCTCGACGCGCAAGGCCGGCCCCTGCCTGGCGCCGCGCCGGCGCGGCCGAGCATCGTGTTCGACCGCATGCCCGCGGACCCGGACGCGGTGAAGGTGGCCTACGCGGCCGACAGCGGCATCACCGTGCACGGCAGCGCCAGCACCCGCTTCCGCTACGTGGTGACCAACACGGTGCGCGACGGCCGCATCGCCGAAGGCCT